In one Bradyrhizobium cosmicum genomic region, the following are encoded:
- a CDS encoding DUF2927 domain-containing protein, with amino-acid sequence MRQRRNTMSALNSPSTSLRTALLALATFASVPDTVSMAVAGEVPAIAARQRSEKKNFTDGEIVEGFLKTAFGAEYHLAGRVDRIRKFDAPVRVFAESDRADRKAQLAKVVADIGKRVQHLDIAMIETNEAANVRVKLVRDRDLFRTISSFYGAEKAREIRTSLDPQCLSGFRKNDNFEIEHSDVILTVDNGDFTFLDCAYEELLQSLGPINDTASVPWTMFNDNVSMGYFDVYDQYILNLLYDPRIKPGMTVAEVKAVLPQVLTDVRSWVKRVNDLRE; translated from the coding sequence ATGCGGCAGCGTCGCAACACGATGAGCGCATTGAACTCGCCCTCGACTTCCCTGCGCACCGCCCTGCTGGCGCTCGCAACGTTCGCATCTGTGCCTGACACCGTATCCATGGCTGTCGCGGGGGAAGTGCCCGCGATCGCCGCGCGCCAGCGGTCCGAGAAGAAGAACTTCACCGACGGCGAGATCGTCGAAGGCTTCCTGAAGACCGCGTTCGGCGCCGAATACCACCTCGCCGGCCGCGTCGACCGCATCCGCAAATTCGACGCGCCGGTGCGCGTGTTCGCCGAGAGCGACCGCGCCGACCGCAAGGCGCAGCTGGCCAAGGTCGTAGCCGACATCGGCAAGCGCGTGCAGCATCTCGACATTGCCATGATCGAGACCAACGAGGCCGCGAACGTGCGGGTAAAGCTGGTGCGCGACCGCGACCTGTTCCGCACCATCTCGAGCTTCTACGGCGCCGAGAAGGCGCGCGAGATCCGCACCTCGCTCGATCCGCAATGCCTGTCCGGCTTCCGCAAGAACGACAATTTCGAGATCGAGCATTCCGACGTCATCCTCACCGTCGACAACGGCGACTTCACCTTCCTCGACTGCGCCTATGAGGAGCTGCTGCAATCGCTCGGACCCATCAACGACACCGCGAGCGTGCCGTGGACGATGTTCAACGACAACGTCTCGATGGGCTATTTCGACGTCTACGACCAGTACATCCTCAACCTGCTCTACGACCCCCGCATCAAGCCCGGCATGACGGTCGCCGAGGTCAAGGCGGTGCTGCCCCAGGTGCTCACCGATGTGCGCAGCTGGGTGAAGCGGGTGAATGATTTGAGAGAGTGA
- a CDS encoding glycosyltransferase yields the protein MSGLSLTEVESLFNLRALQLLGRQARYDVPSIIILEQGSSPAFFHRLGDRMRSGWPFRSALFVGDPDCVERLRNEGLVALERAEANRYGLAALLERGDGAFESMLADQVLAVQFQPAWFYGGSHTVFSNQVEAMLDRGWFVLRVIVEPEGCPGPTMRRRIAKFVAETNVDATTHIDTLACATGLPAIVDDREADEYLRHAIRGRINLVIPDDLMSDLVARADIAVINYVYHMGFALTACPAAKYVLETHDDITCMRLTQWRVLPEAPAFSAPGTLKRHLRLERLAWHTVDVCIALSLSDLRKIRRHASRFVFVLPRPYARPALKAGPDAPWDILIVMNPHHFNVPALDRFLNDVIACDPQLAKLRIAIVGRVNEVLEAHWKNRLPATRWFGFVPDIDSLRDSSRISVCPDEHGTGIAIKTLTAMAAGHPIVATPTALRGLPDEILELIPPAIGAARMQDQIRTLLSDESLLEQRSNAVAVAAGLLWPATGHGRALSMAMEAGPDTSRRRADFLASLGQESPPPPIDLNERRIRFGAGGNDRPFLGLNWLNDEPGGRWSDGSSATVRLPGAWMTQACRLKITFMESFQCTKITLRHRGVSLKGRVRSPGAMTFNLDLKDRAHDDFVELEMSCPAAFCPSENGIGNDERVLGMHIRTIEVVPLPWHAALVARARKMFGDKALFQPTNA from the coding sequence GTGTCGGGACTATCGCTCACGGAAGTCGAATCCCTCTTCAATCTCCGCGCGCTGCAGCTGCTCGGTCGCCAGGCGCGGTATGACGTGCCCTCGATCATCATCCTCGAACAGGGATCGTCACCGGCGTTCTTTCACCGCCTCGGTGACCGAATGCGCAGCGGCTGGCCGTTCCGGTCGGCGCTCTTCGTCGGAGATCCAGACTGTGTCGAACGACTGCGCAACGAGGGCCTGGTCGCCCTCGAGCGCGCGGAAGCGAACCGGTACGGCCTTGCTGCGCTGCTCGAACGTGGGGATGGTGCATTCGAGAGCATGCTGGCGGATCAAGTGCTCGCTGTTCAGTTCCAGCCGGCCTGGTTCTATGGGGGCAGCCATACGGTTTTCTCCAACCAGGTCGAGGCGATGCTCGACCGCGGATGGTTCGTCCTGCGCGTCATCGTCGAACCGGAAGGCTGCCCCGGCCCGACGATGCGGCGGCGCATTGCGAAGTTCGTCGCGGAGACAAACGTGGATGCGACAACGCACATCGACACGCTGGCATGCGCCACCGGCTTGCCCGCAATCGTCGACGATCGCGAGGCGGACGAATATTTACGCCATGCGATCCGTGGCCGGATCAATCTCGTTATTCCCGACGATCTGATGTCGGATCTCGTCGCGCGCGCCGACATTGCCGTCATCAACTATGTCTATCACATGGGCTTCGCACTCACGGCGTGTCCCGCCGCGAAATATGTCCTGGAAACCCACGACGACATCACCTGCATGCGGTTGACACAGTGGCGCGTGCTGCCCGAAGCGCCCGCATTCTCCGCCCCCGGAACCTTGAAGAGGCATCTCAGGCTGGAGCGGCTCGCCTGGCACACCGTCGACGTCTGCATCGCGCTGTCGCTCTCGGACCTCAGGAAAATCCGGCGGCACGCGTCCCGATTCGTCTTCGTTCTGCCGAGACCGTACGCGCGCCCGGCCCTCAAGGCCGGACCCGATGCCCCCTGGGACATCCTGATCGTGATGAACCCTCACCATTTCAACGTCCCGGCGCTCGATCGCTTCCTCAACGACGTCATCGCATGCGATCCCCAACTGGCAAAACTCAGGATCGCCATCGTGGGCCGCGTCAACGAGGTCCTCGAAGCGCATTGGAAGAACAGGCTGCCCGCGACGCGATGGTTCGGCTTTGTCCCGGACATCGATTCCTTGCGCGATTCATCCCGCATCTCGGTGTGCCCCGACGAGCACGGCACGGGCATCGCGATCAAGACGCTGACGGCGATGGCGGCCGGCCACCCCATCGTCGCCACGCCCACCGCGCTGCGCGGGTTGCCCGACGAAATTCTCGAGCTGATTCCGCCAGCGATTGGCGCTGCCCGAATGCAGGATCAGATTCGGACGCTGTTGAGCGACGAGAGCCTGCTGGAACAGCGAAGCAACGCCGTTGCCGTCGCGGCCGGTCTGCTCTGGCCTGCGACGGGTCACGGGCGGGCACTGAGCATGGCGATGGAAGCCGGACCCGACACGTCGCGACGTCGCGCGGACTTCCTGGCCTCGCTCGGACAGGAATCGCCCCCTCCTCCAATCGACCTGAATGAGAGGCGCATTCGCTTCGGCGCCGGCGGCAACGACCGCCCTTTTCTCGGCCTCAACTGGCTCAACGACGAACCGGGGGGGCGATGGAGCGACGGATCGTCGGCGACCGTCAGGCTTCCAGGCGCCTGGATGACGCAGGCCTGCCGGCTCAAGATCACGTTCATGGAGTCGTTCCAATGCACGAAGATCACGCTCAGACATCGCGGCGTCTCTCTTAAGGGAAGGGTAAGGTCGCCCGGCGCGATGACATTCAATCTCGACCTCAAGGATCGCGCCCACGACGATTTCGTGGAGCTGGAGATGTCGTGTCCGGCCGCCTTCTGCCCCAGCGAGAACGGCATCGGCAACGACGAGCGAGTGCTCGGCATGCACATCCGCACGATCGAGGTCGTCCCTCTGCCCTGGCACGCCGCGCTCGTCGCAAGAGCGCGCAAGATGTTCGGCGACAAAGCGCTGTTTCAGCCAACCAACGCCTGA
- a CDS encoding threonine synthase, producing MPAASYIDPRNGQLYPLDQPRWCSDQRTPLLVMPGTGISREDIEPRSRSLWRYRAALPVEIAKPITLGEGCTPLVQQDWGDLRPFFKLEWFNPTGSFKDRGSAVMLSFLRQIGVDAILEDSSGNGGSSMAGLGAAGGLRVKILAPASTSPAKIAQVRAYGAEVQLVEGPREESEAEAIRQSSQTFYASHNWQPLFLEGTKSLAYEIWEDLGFHAPDNVIVPVGAGSSLLGCAFGFRELLKSGQIAKLPRLFAAQPLNCSPIDASFKAGVDTPVVREVNKTIAEGTAIKAPLRLREIIAALRESGGGTVALTEDEIVAALRRLARQGLFAEPTSASAAAALEKLSAIGAIKASETTVAVLTGTGLKAATTVADLVQ from the coding sequence ATGCCCGCCGCCAGCTACATCGATCCCCGCAACGGACAGCTCTATCCGCTCGACCAGCCGCGCTGGTGCTCGGACCAGCGCACGCCGCTGCTGGTGATGCCGGGAACAGGCATTTCGCGCGAGGACATCGAGCCCCGCTCGCGCTCGCTCTGGCGCTACCGCGCAGCGCTGCCGGTCGAGATCGCAAAGCCGATCACGCTCGGCGAAGGCTGCACGCCGCTGGTCCAGCAGGACTGGGGCGACCTGCGTCCGTTCTTCAAGCTCGAATGGTTCAACCCGACCGGCTCCTTCAAGGATCGCGGCTCGGCGGTGATGCTGTCCTTCCTGCGCCAGATCGGCGTCGACGCCATTCTGGAGGACTCCTCCGGCAACGGCGGCTCGTCGATGGCCGGGTTAGGCGCCGCCGGCGGCCTCCGCGTGAAGATCCTGGCGCCGGCCTCGACGTCGCCGGCCAAGATCGCGCAGGTGCGCGCTTACGGCGCCGAGGTGCAGCTCGTCGAAGGCCCGCGCGAGGAGTCGGAAGCCGAGGCGATCCGCCAGTCGAGCCAGACCTTCTATGCCAGCCACAACTGGCAGCCTCTTTTTCTCGAAGGCACCAAGTCGCTCGCCTATGAAATCTGGGAAGACCTCGGTTTTCACGCGCCCGACAATGTCATCGTGCCCGTCGGCGCCGGCAGCAGCCTTTTAGGGTGCGCCTTCGGCTTCCGCGAGTTGTTGAAATCAGGCCAGATCGCAAAGCTGCCGCGCCTGTTCGCGGCGCAGCCGCTGAACTGCTCGCCGATCGATGCGAGCTTCAAGGCCGGCGTCGACACGCCTGTCGTGCGCGAGGTGAACAAGACCATCGCCGAAGGCACCGCCATCAAGGCTCCGCTGCGCCTGCGCGAGATCATCGCCGCTCTGCGCGAGAGCGGCGGCGGTACCGTTGCGCTCACCGAGGACGAGATCGTCGCCGCCTTGCGTCGTCTTGCGCGCCAGGGCCTGTTCGCCGAGCCGACCAGCGCCAGCGCGGCGGCCGCGCTGGAAAAGCTCTCCGCCATCGGCGCCATCAAGGCGAGCGAGACCACGGTCGCGGTCCTCACCGGCACCGGCCTGAAGGCTGCGACCACCGTGGCCGATCTCGTGCAGTAA
- a CDS encoding VOC family protein translates to MAAVLHLDHITVAANDLAEGVAYVEKALGIAPPAGGAHPLMGTHNHLLRLSETSFLEVIAPDPQASAPTRPRWFALDDPQTHAALASSPKLMTWVVSTSDITSALVKIPQAARPAITVTRGNLEWLISVPPDGSMPFGGAFPTLIEWPEGPHPASRMPDLGCALVAFEIRHPAADTIRTALSGVLDDPRIRFRPDPKPSFHAVIRTPWGERELV, encoded by the coding sequence ATGGCGGCCGTGCTTCATCTCGACCACATCACCGTCGCCGCGAACGACCTTGCCGAGGGCGTTGCCTATGTCGAGAAAGCGCTCGGCATTGCGCCGCCGGCCGGCGGTGCGCATCCGCTGATGGGGACGCACAATCATCTGCTGCGGCTGAGCGAGACGAGCTTCCTCGAAGTCATCGCGCCGGACCCACAGGCCTCCGCGCCGACTCGGCCACGCTGGTTCGCATTGGACGATCCGCAGACGCACGCGGCGCTCGCATCCTCGCCGAAGCTGATGACCTGGGTCGTGAGCACGTCCGACATCACATCGGCACTTGTAAAAATCCCGCAGGCCGCCCGGCCGGCGATCACGGTGACGCGCGGCAACCTCGAATGGCTGATCTCCGTTCCGCCCGACGGCTCGATGCCGTTCGGTGGCGCGTTTCCAACCCTGATCGAATGGCCGGAAGGCCCGCATCCAGCTTCGCGCATGCCTGACCTCGGCTGCGCGCTGGTGGCGTTCGAGATCCGGCACCCCGCCGCGGACACGATCCGGACGGCGCTTTCGGGCGTTCTGGACGACCCCCGCATCCGCTTCCGCCCCGACCCGAAACCATCGTTTCACGCGGTGATCCGGACGCCCTGGGGTGAGCGGGAGTTGGTTTAG
- a CDS encoding GTP cyclohydrolase II: MSRANRTDHIRLTSHPEPGRKAAFPIHWGAADARARGPIIGTVSRAGDRNVIGSHGGSYAMYRALAVSAGALDPIRRPDLTNTFPAATIGPFEQWRDPAKIVALDPWGHLVAENFGKDIAEGIDIRPSIAVTRARLDLPEIREALAAKRLRADGEVVHANGSVSVVKIAIDPVWYLPGLAERFGIGETELRRTLFEQTAGMFPELVTRPDMKVFLPPIGGTTVYMFGDVTKLPDHRTKITCRVHDECNGSDVFGSDICTCRPYLIHGIEESARGAQEGGLGLVIYNRKEGRALGEVTKFLVYNARKRQEDGDAAAAYFERTECVAGVQDARFQQLMPDTIHWLGLKRIDRFLSMSDMKHDALTSQGIDIVERVPIPLELIPADAHVEIAAKKAAGYYSTDIAPETDVNGVVGRSLEKY; encoded by the coding sequence ATGAGCCGCGCGAACCGTACCGACCACATCCGCCTGACCTCCCATCCAGAGCCGGGCCGGAAGGCCGCCTTCCCGATCCATTGGGGTGCCGCAGATGCGCGTGCCCGCGGGCCAATCATCGGCACGGTGTCGCGCGCCGGGGATCGCAACGTGATCGGCAGCCATGGCGGCTCCTATGCGATGTACCGCGCGCTCGCCGTTTCCGCCGGCGCGCTCGATCCGATCCGGCGCCCTGACCTCACCAACACGTTTCCGGCAGCGACCATCGGGCCATTCGAGCAATGGCGCGATCCCGCAAAGATCGTCGCGCTCGATCCCTGGGGGCATCTGGTCGCGGAGAATTTCGGCAAGGACATCGCCGAGGGAATCGATATCCGTCCGAGCATCGCGGTGACCCGCGCGCGGCTGGACCTGCCGGAGATCCGCGAGGCGCTGGCGGCAAAGCGGCTGCGCGCCGACGGTGAGGTCGTGCATGCCAATGGCAGCGTCTCCGTGGTGAAGATCGCGATCGATCCGGTCTGGTATCTGCCCGGCCTTGCCGAGCGCTTCGGCATCGGCGAGACCGAGCTGCGCCGCACGCTGTTCGAGCAGACCGCCGGCATGTTCCCCGAGCTCGTGACCCGGCCGGACATGAAGGTGTTCCTGCCGCCGATCGGCGGCACCACGGTCTACATGTTCGGCGACGTGACCAAGCTGCCCGATCATCGCACCAAGATCACCTGCCGCGTGCATGACGAGTGCAATGGCTCCGACGTGTTCGGCTCCGACATCTGCACCTGCCGGCCCTACCTGATCCACGGCATCGAGGAATCCGCGCGCGGCGCGCAGGAGGGCGGGCTCGGGCTCGTCATCTACAACCGCAAGGAAGGCCGCGCGCTCGGCGAGGTCACCAAATTCCTGGTCTACAATGCGCGCAAGCGGCAGGAGGACGGCGATGCGGCCGCCGCCTATTTCGAACGCACCGAATGCGTCGCCGGCGTCCAGGATGCGCGCTTCCAGCAATTGATGCCGGATACGATCCACTGGCTCGGCCTGAAGCGCATCGACCGGTTCCTCTCGATGAGCGACATGAAGCACGACGCGTTGACATCGCAGGGCATCGATATCGTCGAGCGCGTGCCGATCCCGCTCGAGCTCATTCCGGCCGACGCCCATGTCGAGATCGCCGCGAAGAAGGCTGCCGGCTACTACTCGACCGACATCGCGCCCGAGACGGACGTCAACGGCGTGGTCGGGCGATCGCTGGAAAAATATTGA
- a CDS encoding URC4/urg3 family protein gives MTDALELQARSLLSAEAVRARAGDMLEIGLNGGLTHFTVDLDHMDAVAEAVLAVTRKAYPTLEIPFHARWRHFVLGGIDRWARLADAASWPDRATRARAEFDLAIVSVLLDAGAGAVWRYRDAVTGEGIGRSEGLAIASLDMFASGLFSGDPRAPFRVDADVLATLPLAALTSAFQVTDANPLLGLEGRTDLLQRLGRLVAERADVFGLHDSPRPGGLFDYIAAQAKDGAIAAPAILSAVLNQLGPIWPSRLELAGIPLGDCWRHPALQTDDATTGLVPLHKLSQWLSYSLIEPLQRAGFDVTDIDGLTGLAEYRNGGLFVDHAVLRLRDPADAGRAHAVDSLLVVEWRALTVALLDRLAEIVRAKLDRTPASLPLASILEGGTWAAGRAIAFARRPDGSPPLKVISDGTVF, from the coding sequence ATGACCGACGCTCTGGAACTGCAGGCCCGCTCGCTGCTCAGTGCAGAAGCGGTTCGCGCGCGGGCCGGCGACATGCTCGAGATCGGCCTGAACGGCGGTCTCACGCATTTCACCGTCGATCTCGATCACATGGACGCCGTCGCGGAAGCCGTGCTCGCGGTGACGCGAAAGGCCTATCCGACGCTGGAGATTCCCTTCCATGCGCGGTGGCGGCATTTCGTGCTCGGCGGCATCGACCGCTGGGCGCGGCTGGCGGATGCCGCATCGTGGCCTGACCGCGCCACACGTGCGCGCGCGGAATTCGACCTCGCCATCGTCAGCGTTCTGCTCGATGCCGGCGCGGGTGCTGTGTGGCGCTACCGCGACGCGGTGACGGGAGAAGGCATCGGCCGGTCCGAGGGGCTCGCGATCGCGAGCCTCGATATGTTCGCAAGCGGCCTGTTTTCCGGCGATCCGCGCGCCCCCTTCAGGGTCGATGCGGATGTGCTCGCAACGCTGCCGCTCGCCGCACTGACATCCGCGTTTCAGGTGACGGACGCCAATCCCCTGCTCGGCCTCGAAGGCCGTACGGATCTCCTGCAGCGTCTCGGCCGGCTCGTCGCGGAGCGCGCGGATGTTTTCGGCCTGCACGACAGCCCACGGCCGGGCGGCCTGTTCGACTACATCGCAGCGCAAGCCAAGGACGGCGCCATCGCCGCGCCCGCAATCCTCTCCGCGGTATTGAACCAGCTTGGGCCGATCTGGCCGTCGCGACTCGAACTCGCCGGGATTCCGCTCGGCGATTGCTGGCGCCATCCCGCGCTTCAGACGGATGATGCGACCACCGGCCTGGTGCCGCTGCACAAGCTGTCGCAATGGCTGAGCTATTCGCTGATCGAGCCGCTCCAGCGTGCCGGCTTCGACGTCACCGATATCGACGGCCTGACTGGGCTTGCCGAATATCGCAACGGCGGCCTGTTCGTCGATCATGCGGTGCTGCGCCTGCGCGATCCCGCCGACGCCGGGCGCGCGCATGCGGTGGACTCGCTGCTCGTCGTCGAGTGGCGCGCACTGACTGTGGCGCTGCTCGACCGGCTGGCTGAAATCGTTCGCGCAAAACTCGACCGCACGCCGGCCTCGTTGCCGCTCGCCAGCATCCTGGAAGGCGGCACCTGGGCCGCAGGCCGCGCCATTGCCTTTGCGCGCCGCCCCGATGGTTCGCCGCCGCTCAAGGTGATCAGCGACGGCACGGTGTTTTAG
- the upp gene encoding uracil phosphoribosyltransferase → MEGVTIVDHPLVQHKLTLVRDKSISTKSFRELIKEIGMLLCYEVTRDLPLADTVIETPLATMHSAKIAGKKLVFVPMLRAGTTFVDGMMDLVPTARVAHIGLYREPHSFAAVEYFFKSPSDLSERLAIVVTPVVATANTAVAAIDRLKERGAKDIRLACLIAAPEGLERLRGLHPDVPIWTAAVDEGLDENGFILPGLGDAGDRAYGTR, encoded by the coding sequence ATGGAAGGCGTCACGATCGTCGATCATCCGCTGGTGCAGCACAAGCTGACGCTGGTGCGGGACAAGTCCATCTCGACCAAATCATTCCGCGAGCTGATCAAGGAGATCGGCATGCTCTTGTGCTACGAGGTCACGCGCGACCTGCCGCTCGCCGACACCGTGATCGAGACGCCGCTGGCGACGATGCACTCGGCCAAGATCGCCGGCAAGAAGCTGGTGTTCGTGCCGATGCTGCGTGCCGGCACGACCTTCGTCGACGGCATGATGGATCTGGTGCCGACCGCGCGGGTCGCGCATATCGGGCTCTACCGCGAGCCGCACAGCTTTGCGGCGGTCGAGTATTTCTTCAAATCGCCATCCGATCTCAGCGAGCGCCTGGCGATCGTGGTGACGCCGGTGGTTGCCACCGCCAACACGGCCGTGGCCGCAATCGACCGGCTGAAGGAGCGCGGTGCGAAAGACATCCGCCTCGCCTGTTTGATCGCCGCGCCCGAAGGGCTCGAGCGGCTGCGCGGCTTGCATCCGGACGTACCGATCTGGACGGCGGCGGTTGACGAAGGCCTCGACGAGAACGGTTTTATTTTGCCGGGCCTCGGCGACGCCGGCGACCGCGCTTACGGGACGCGATAA
- a CDS encoding M48 family metallopeptidase, which translates to MSELSPESPRQSARPTIFFDGVSSRRRQVTLALGDALEIAEEGVAPVRWAYADIRRADSPAGVLRLACTSAPSLARLEIRDAALAADVTARCLRLDEHQTSRRGIAKIVGWSVAAAVSIVCVVLFGVPLAADRLAPLVPKPIERRIGDASEVQVKTVFGGKACEDPAGKAAFVKLVNRLRDAAGLDDDAMTAGVLPTSVPNAFALPGGKVYVLKGLLDKAENPDEIAGILAHELGHLKHYDNMRGLIYNGGTSFLIGLLFGDVTGSSAVIFASRSVVEASYSREAETAADTFSIEIMHKLGRSPKPAAELMYRITGKEGGGLTSILASHPLTEDRLARMTKEDRPASGPPLLTDKEWQALKGICGSGKI; encoded by the coding sequence GTGAGTGAGTTGTCACCTGAGTCCCCCAGGCAGTCCGCCAGGCCGACGATCTTCTTCGATGGCGTGTCGAGCCGCAGGCGGCAGGTGACGCTGGCGCTCGGCGACGCGCTCGAGATTGCCGAGGAGGGCGTCGCGCCCGTTCGCTGGGCCTATGCCGACATCCGCCGCGCCGACAGCCCGGCCGGAGTGTTGCGTCTTGCCTGCACCTCCGCGCCGTCCCTGGCGCGGCTCGAAATCCGCGACGCCGCGCTGGCCGCCGACGTCACCGCCCGCTGCCTACGTCTCGACGAGCACCAGACCTCGCGTCGCGGCATCGCAAAAATCGTCGGCTGGTCGGTGGCGGCCGCCGTCTCCATCGTCTGTGTCGTGCTGTTCGGCGTGCCGCTCGCCGCGGACCGTCTCGCGCCGCTGGTGCCGAAACCGATCGAGCGGCGCATCGGCGATGCGTCGGAGGTCCAGGTCAAGACCGTCTTCGGCGGCAAGGCATGCGAGGATCCGGCCGGGAAAGCCGCCTTCGTGAAGCTTGTCAACCGCCTGCGTGATGCCGCCGGTCTCGACGACGATGCCATGACGGCGGGCGTGCTGCCGACTTCGGTGCCAAACGCGTTCGCGCTGCCCGGCGGCAAGGTCTACGTGCTGAAGGGCCTGCTCGACAAGGCGGAGAACCCGGACGAGATCGCCGGCATCCTTGCCCATGAGCTCGGCCATCTCAAGCATTACGACAACATGCGCGGGCTGATCTACAACGGCGGCACCTCGTTCCTGATCGGCCTGCTGTTCGGCGACGTCACCGGTTCCTCCGCCGTGATCTTCGCCTCGCGCAGCGTGGTCGAGGCCTCCTATTCGCGCGAGGCCGAGACCGCTGCCGACACGTTCTCGATCGAGATCATGCACAAGCTCGGCCGCTCGCCGAAGCCCGCGGCCGAGCTGATGTACCGCATCACCGGCAAGGAAGGCGGCGGCCTCACGTCGATCCTGGCGAGCCATCCGCTCACCGAGGACCGGCTCGCCCGCATGACGAAAGAGGACCGCCCCGCCAGCGGCCCGCCGCTGCTGACGGACAAGGAGTGGCAGGCGCTGAAAGGAATTTGCGGCAGCGGGAAGATCTGA
- a CDS encoding YjgN family protein: protein MQWAPIGSEPLPPPLPPTRVDFTGNRSEFRKLVTKGALLELVTFGFYRFWLVTDIRRHLWSHTAIDGDAAEYTGRAKELLIGFLFALAILVPIYLAYFLVGIEFERWQGFASTPLFISFYAFGQFAIFRARRYRLTRTVWRGVRFWMDGSGWAYSFRAMAWGLLVFLTLGLALPWREASLERYKMRHTHYGDLSGDFEGDGWTFFKRAWWLWLLSPIALLIFPLAPFVYAEFKAREWRWWLDGIRIGEVSLSSQLPHDAFYGLYWKVIGWWMLLTTVFAAYMGGAALLVVQLSGVPADQMFEAGNTARSIPMVVMMVIGYFALALAINIVMRVYLQRDIWAKVLETVEVHNIGAAADVRGSGELASALGEGFADGLDVAGF from the coding sequence ATGCAATGGGCCCCGATCGGCTCCGAACCGCTCCCGCCGCCGCTGCCGCCCACGCGGGTCGACTTCACCGGCAACCGCTCCGAATTCCGCAAATTGGTCACCAAGGGTGCCTTGCTGGAGCTCGTCACCTTCGGCTTCTACCGGTTCTGGCTCGTCACCGACATTCGTCGTCATCTGTGGTCGCACACCGCGATCGACGGTGACGCCGCCGAATATACCGGCCGGGCCAAGGAGCTTTTGATCGGCTTCCTGTTCGCGCTCGCGATCCTGGTGCCGATTTACCTCGCTTATTTTCTGGTCGGTATCGAGTTCGAGCGCTGGCAGGGCTTTGCCTCGACGCCGCTGTTCATCAGCTTCTACGCCTTCGGCCAGTTCGCGATCTTTCGCGCGCGGCGCTATCGGCTGACGCGCACGGTCTGGCGCGGCGTCCGGTTCTGGATGGACGGCTCGGGCTGGGCCTATTCGTTCCGCGCCATGGCGTGGGGCTTGCTGGTGTTCCTCACCCTCGGCCTGGCGCTGCCCTGGCGCGAGGCCTCGCTCGAACGCTACAAGATGCGGCACACCCATTACGGCGATCTCTCCGGCGATTTCGAGGGCGACGGCTGGACCTTCTTCAAGCGTGCGTGGTGGCTGTGGCTGCTGAGCCCGATCGCGCTCCTCATCTTCCCGCTCGCGCCGTTCGTCTATGCCGAGTTCAAGGCGCGCGAATGGCGCTGGTGGCTCGACGGTATCCGCATCGGCGAGGTCAGCCTGTCCTCGCAATTGCCGCATGACGCGTTCTATGGCCTGTACTGGAAAGTGATCGGCTGGTGGATGCTGCTCACGACCGTGTTCGCCGCCTATATGGGCGGCGCCGCGTTGCTCGTCGTCCAGCTGAGCGGCGTTCCGGCCGATCAAATGTTCGAAGCCGGCAATACTGCCAGGAGCATCCCGATGGTCGTGATGATGGTCATCGGCTATTTTGCCCTCGCGCTCGCGATCAACATCGTCATGCGGGTCTATCTGCAGCGTGATATCTGGGCCAAGGTGCTGGAGACCGTCGAGGTGCACAACATCGGAGCCGCGGCGGACGTGCGTGGCAGCGGCGAGCTTGCCAGCGCGCTCGGCGAGGGTTTTGCCGACGGGCTCGATGTCGCGGGATTTTGA